The Triticum aestivum cultivar Chinese Yumai mitochondrion, complete genome genomic interval ATCTTCCCCAGGTTTGCTCGTTTCGATTGGAACAAGAAGTCCGTATTGGTATTTCTTGGTATTGGTAGCAGATGTTCAGCGGTAACAAACAGTAGCTGCAAGTAGATCATCTCTCTTTCTTTCGTACAAGTAGATCGTTGGGATGAGATCTGTAGTCTAAGAATCGGTTCATAGGAAAGCACGCCTTGCAGTTGGCATCGGTAGAAGATTTCCGTCTTGTCCCTCGGAGTGGAGCTAGACTCACTTCCTTTGTTCTAGACATTATACGTTACTCACTGAGGAAGAAGGGAGTAAAGTATCTACACTCGTATCGGATCTGGAGATCTGCCCCGGGATGGAAAGGTATCGATCGACCAAGAACTTGTCGAATTTCTTTGACCTCGGAGCCCGTACAAGCTCTTCTTCCACAACCATATGTGACCTCCCCGAGTTTCGAACCCCTCGCCCTCTAAATGTGGATCTCCTCCTCCTCGTTGTTGCCGTGGAGAGACCTCACGTCTAGTTGAAATAGATGCAAGTAAAACTTTCTGACAGCTATGTGAGCACGGATCTTTCCATCATAAGAATAGGGCTCTGGCAATAGATCAAAATCACTAGTCCATTCTGATTCGGAAGATAGGGCTGGGCTGGCAGGTTCTAGTTTGTTCGCACAAGAAAGAGAAAGAAGTGCCGGAGGCAGCACTGGACCAAGTAAAGGTGCCGGATACGTCTCAGCTCAGCTTGAAAGGGAATGTGTTTCTGGGGAATCGTACTTTTGATTCTCAGCTAAAGCCCACCCTTGCCCCCGGAAAGGTTCTCATTCCTCACTGGAGAACACGGCTCCACAACGTATTTGGTAGCGGATCCACTTTTCCTTATCTGTTAACGTATACCTTTCCTCTGCCTATGAGCTAGCTAAAGATCCATCGTTATCCTTTCCGGCAATGGAGGCGGAATCAATGGTCATGTCAGGTTTCAGATTCAAAGAGAGATGTCAAGCAAGCGCCGAATCTGAGTACTCAACTTGCCCGACCCGCCTCTTCCACTAGACCTCGTCTTTCAAAGAGCAGCAGCCCTGCAAGCCTAATAGAACCTTGTTTCCCTATTACTTACTTTTGCTTTGAGCGTCGCACTCCAGTGGCTTTCTTTCCTATGGCTTGGATGGGGGTCCTCAACAAGATCTATATCGGTGTCATTATTTACTTATTTAGACGATAGATGATGATAGAGAGCAGACTGGCTCTGAGGAAGAATATCTTAAGTAGTTGAATCCGCTCCGCTAGGTTAAATTGTATGATCTGAATGTAGGAGGACTGCTGCTGGTGACACAATTTCTTTTGGGTCTGAAGAATGAACTCAGAGCTGCAGTGGAAGTGCAGGTGCCTAACTCAATTAGTGAAGCTGCATCTTTTGCTCAATCAAGTGCGGGAAGGAGTTTTGGAGAGAGGCAGGCACTACATGAACAAGAAGGACAGTAACTAGAATTAGAAGTCGGCTGCCCCGCAGCAGCAAGGCTATGTCTCAGTCAAAGTTCGACAGGGGGCAAAACAGTTGCTGTCCTAATAGAAGTTCATGTCGATCCAGCCAAGCCAGTGCCATCATTAGAAAGTCCGGCCATTTTAGTTTCAGCCAGTTCAAGTTAGGGCAAGGAGGAAAGGAAGAGAGTAATGCAAGGATGTAAAGAATGAGGCGCTAGAACAGACTGGCCCGCAGGCTTCCAACCTGACACCGCTTTGCTACTTTTCGAAAGAGGAAGAGAAGTTGCTTGTACGAGACTGCGCCTCCCGGCTGGAAACTCCAATGGCATTTTCGGTAAATGAAAGCAAAGCGAAGCTTTACGACCAAGGAGAGATAAGCATATTTTATGAATGATAGAAGGAGTGCTCCCCGAGCACAGGCTCGCTTGGAAGGATAGAGCGCCGCAAGACAAGATGGCATATTGAAGGGAAGGCTATGAAAAGAATTCTGGTCTCTCGAACGCCTGGCATACTAATACGAGCCGCATACTTGAATACTAGTGACATATTGGAGGAAAGGAGATTATTGGAATACTAGAGGGAGTTACGCCCATAAGAACTGCTGGCTGTAAACGCGACTTGCTCTGCTCCTCCTAAAACCCTTTTCGATAGTAAGATAGATATAGATCTAAAGGGCCTAGAAGGGCAAGCATGGACCGAATAATACACATACTCTGTCTAGATAGACGATTTCTTCTTTCATTTCCACTCAAATAAAAGCACTTTCTTTCAAGCTTATTTGCTTGAAAAAGAGCAAAGCAATTCCAACATAAACTGACACTTTAGGATCCTCTAAGCCTTTCTATAGACCCGTAAGGTACTAAAAACGAAAAACTAGCACTACTAACACAGGCTGAAGAGGATGACCTCGAAAAAGAATACAATTAAAGATGTGGCCTTCCCTCCAAGCACATATATGGATATGGAGCACTCTTTTCCACCCTAAAAAAGAATAGCCAGAGATGGCTTTCTTTCCGTATCAATAGGTAGCCTTCCTTGCCTATGGCTACTTTCAAATGAAAAGGTCAAAAAAGAACTTGATGTAATAGGCTCACTTCATTAATGCTTTCAAACTCGATTGTAAACTATTCCCACCTAAAAGATAAGCTTACTACTTCAAATAGGTAGATGGAAAGAAAGCCATATTTTCCATCTTATTTATATATTCCATTCCAGCCATTGACAGCAACTCACTCTTTTCGAACTGCACTTTGAAAGCCAAACCCAAGAAAGACCATATCAACTACTCTCCAAATAGCAGGATAAATCACGGAATTCAAATGGAAGACAGAAAGAGAAGGCAATTCAAACCTAATGGCCAAACGAATCCAAGACAGAAATACTTATAGCCAGAAAAGAATAACAAGAGAACGAAAACAACTCCATATTCTACTGGCCTGCCTCTCTGATCTACTATCCAACTGCCATGGAAGCACCACTGTTCACCCTAGGCTCACATTCTGGCACTTCGTTCGCTGTGTACTCAAAGGACTTGCTTGTCTTTTGACTCGGGCAAAAACCGCAGGAGTGAATTGACTCGTAATTATACAAACAAATGACCCAGCTGGCCTTCTCCTATCCGGGGAATCATCGGGACATGCTTCACTTAAAGTGATTATACCACATAGTTTAGGGAAGCGAAACCATAGTTCGGGTTAGTTCACGCTAGATTATCGAAGCTTGTAACACCTGTTAGAACACATTAGGAAAGCGCAAAAGATTTCTATTTGGAGTTCGCTCGTTTAGTTGCTCGATCGCTGCCATCCGCATTGGGCTAATTCAAATCCTATGCTCCATGCTCTTGCGGGTTTGCTCCATTTGAACTTGTCCACACTGGCATAACCAGTATCTCCCCGGAACTAAGAGGCATGGATACCCATCTTTATCGATTCAAAGAAATGAATAAGTATCAGCGAGGCGGGGAATACGGGCCCGGTAGAGATAGGGATGATCGGCAAGCGCTACGAGCGGGGCCGATGTTTCGTGTTGTGGGTGGCCATCGGATTGTTCAGCGTGCCCATGCGGATCCCTACCAATGTCCTAGACTACAAGTTCGACAAACTTCCGGCTTGGGTCAGGATACAAAGTTACCCGGGATGGGCTTGCCCTCTGGATCACGCTGGGTCCTTGCTTGTTCCAACGTCATGCTAGGAATGTATCACGTGCCCATGCAAACCAAAGGAAAGCAGATACAACTATTACAGATCCTAGTCCTATTTCCCATCAGAACATAAGGGAGTGGGCTTCCTTTGTAACAGCTCTGTTCTGGTCGTGGCTCACCTCACTGGACCAACGCTTCTGGTCGGAAGCTGGTCGATCGCCTGGTCGGCAACCGGCACAACACCTTTGCCAGTGGGATTTCTGTTGGTTTTCGTACTATGCGCAATGAAAGTTTCCAAAAAAGGAGAGCTCTAAAAACAGCGTTCTACGGGGAGAATGTGATTTTTGTATACTTTGACCCCATACTGGCATGAAACTGATCGGAAAAAGGACCTCAAAAACACCCATTTATTAGGGGAATGTGAAAATTGATGGTTTTCGCCCATACTGGCATGAAACTTTCTCTTTTATTGAGCTCAAAAACAGGCAGAGGGAGATCAGAAAAAGTGTCAAATCCAATAGAACAGAGAACGATGGCCCAAACAGAACAGCTTACTTCCTCTATCCGAGTTGGCAATCAATATCAAGATCAGAGCGCGAGAGCAATGAAACAACAAGTCCACCGTCCCTTCACCAGCCAAAGAAAGGAGAAGACTAAGCAGCTCAATAGGGTCTCGAGTACGACTATAGTACCAAAGCTTGGTGCTTCTACCAGTCAAGCAATTACCACGGGTGGATATTCAATAGAAAGCCTACTTGAGTAGGTCAAACAGCGGGGATCTCTCAGTTCCAATGGCTGGATCTCAGAATCGCGTAGATGGGTAGAAGTAATGGGCAAACGCACCTAAGTTAGAGATTTCAACTACTACGGTAGTGATGGGGTGCCTGTTTACCTAAGTAGGCCTAGTTCTTTCTATAATGAGCATTCGCGTCCGGGGACTTTGATCCAACTTCAGCCGATGGGGAAACGGCAAGGGATGCACCGGTATCTGGACACGTGATGGACCCAGTAGTAAATATTCCTTTGTGGAAGGCTTTGGTTATACCTGGGTGGCAAAGCGAAGTTTCTGGTGGGTAGGTGTCTAAAACAACCCTCTGCAAGGAAGCACGCCCGTATCAATCCTTTAATCGGAGACTAGACTAGCGTTAGGAAGGACAAAGGAGACAGACAGAATTTACATCAGAAAAAAAAGGACTTTTTGAAGTTTGAGTGAGGATAATTGTCTTAAATTTCGGAGAATCGGCTGAAAAAACGCGGAATTGTCTTCGCCTTTGTAAGCGAAAATGTCCAGTAAAGCCTATCTCGCTTTTAGCCTTCATGGTGAATGGCCCACCCTTTCTTTGAACCTTGTCAATGATCGAACGAACTTACAGATATGAACTGAGTGCCATTTGATGAGTAAGATCGAACAAGGGAGAGGGATATGGAAAGGATGAAGTAATGAAAGAGGAAGTCATTGCTAGTAGTAACGACTTGTCACGATCCATTGGTTCATATAGAATCCATGTCCTAGGTCTATCAAAAAACATTCTTTTCGCTAAGCGTATATAATAAAATAGAGTGAAAGGGTCCACCCCGAAACCAAGGGGGTACTAACTAACAGCTGAGTCCTCTCCGAACCGCAGGAGATAGTTGCCCATCATACGGCTCACCAACTTCACTTGCCTCTAAGGGGGGCTCGCTCCGGGCAGGTTCGGATCACTTACTATACACGGCCCTACGAAGGGGTTAGGAGCGTTTTCAAGATGATTCTTTCTTTGTCGAGACGAAAAAGGAACCCATCTTTTCGATTGAAAAATGTGAGTCTGTTTTGCCCACTTTATCCATCCCCCTCTATCAAAATGATCAAAAAGGCATTTCAAATGCTTCTTATTCCCGTGTTTGATCTTATCCATCTCTGCCCCGCTTCCATGTGGGCAGAGACCCCTGTAGAGAATGAAGAGGAGCCAAGGATCTTACTCTCAAGAGTGCTTCGATAGGCTCCACTCTCTCCCCTGAATAAGTCAGGCTCCGTTAGCCTGGGCTGAGATGGGGATAACGAGTCGACGATTGAAGCCCCCAACGTTCTGCCAGACACTGGACAGGGGTAAGCTCTGTAAATGTGTAGAGCCAAGTGTGGTGTAGTAGTAGGCACTTCTAGGCCCCTTCCCGGCTACTGGATCACTCCAGTGCTTCGGGTACTACGGACCCTCTGCCATCCATTGCAGCAGAGCCGTTTCATGAGCGGGGGGGCTAAGCGCAGTTCTTTGAATCAAAGGTTTCATGAAATCGAAATCGATTCTTTTTTAGATATCTGGATAGATGGATGGATCTATCTTTCTATTCAGATATCTTTTGCAATCAGCCCCAAATCCTTGATTTGGCCAGGAAACAAAGCACTGCTTTGGGCCCAGGAAGCGAAGGGAATGAGCTCGGCTGCTTCTCCCCCACACTTCTTTATTTCTCCGTGCCCCTTCCGCATGCGCTTCGCGCGCCATTGGCGCTTTGCTCTCCTCTTATTTCTTCATTGGAGGGTTCGGATGGACTTCGCCGTTCTTTCCCAACGAAAATGGAAAGGGCTGTATCACATCGAGATGTCGATTCGTTTTCCGCCCCAAATGAGATGGGGAATTAGTCACCTCTGTCCCTTCATCTTTTTGAAAGGAATCGAGGCCCGGCCCGGCTCGCGTCGTTCCAACAACCGACGGGGAGCACCTCAGTATACGATCGCGCGCAGTAACTGGGAGTCCTATTACACCTAAGGCCAACTTCCATTCACCAAACCCAGGTTCATCTCGTGTAGTGATTGTGGACTCGTACAAGGATATGGAGTCGACGGTTGATGTATCAGACTCGACCCTGTCTTTCGTAGCATGCATTCCCATCTGTGTTGCAACTGATTCGGTAAGCTACGTGTCCGGTGCACGGAAAACTGCCTTCGGTCTCCCAACCTTACTCATGGCAACCTTCCGGCCGCCCAACGACCTATAACGCTAGTCACTACTCCCACTGGGGCTAGGAAGTAAGCCCCACAACCCAAAGCGGCGAAGAACAAATAGAATTTGCTACAAAAGCCGGCTAACGGGGGTATTCCTGCGTATGAGAACATTGTAATGGAGAAGGTCATAGCCGAAATAGGATTCGTTTTGGCTAGAGCGCCCAAATCCGCTATATATTTGACACGGGTTTGCCGTAATGCTGGAACTATGGCGAATGCATCTATCGTCATTGATGCATAAATAAATATACCAATTAGTAGTGATTGAATTCCTTCTATGGTTCCACATGAGAAACCAGTACGAATATAACCTACATGTCCAATCGAACTATGAGCTAGAGGTCTTTTGACTTTCGTTTGGGCCATGGCGGCCAGTGCTCCTAAGATCATAGAAGCAATGCTGCAGAAAAAGAAGATTTGTTGTAATGTACCCCCATAGGAAGCAACAATAGAAACACGTGACATATTTGCAGAAATAGAGATTTTAGGCGCAATAGAAAGGAATGCTGTCACCGGGGTGGGTGAACCCTCATAGATATCAGGTGCCCACATATATAGAGTCAAAAGAGAGATTGAGTCCGAGGGAGAGGGGGGTTTTCTTGGGGCTCGAGAGATTGAATAGATAGGGCCCCACAAGTTGTTAATTCGCCGCTGGGGAATTCACACAAAAGGGAAGGACTTATTCTCAACGAAAAAAGTGCTCTCTGAACCGAACGTGAAAGTTGTTTTCCATCAGACGGCTGTTCACGTAACTCCACTCTCGGCTTGGATTATATATCCATTTGGTCCGCTCTCGGCCATTCCACACGCTGCCTAGCAGAGACGTGGTTATCTGAAGTGGATTCTCTCTTTTGTAGTAGATGCCGAACCTGCTGCTCAGTGGGCGGGCGCAGCAGCTACATGGACCCCTTTCTTTATGTTGTTGCCAGCGCTTTCCCGGGCCGAGCCGGAATTCTTTATTAGAACGTCGGCAGGCAAAGCCCGAAGGAAGGCTGCTATCCCCTCGGCCTTCTTCCTTTTCGATGAAAAACAAATCGACATCTCAATCTCCGAAAGCGTTTTCCTTACCCAGCTAATATCCCCCCCTTCGTCGAGCCTTTCCTTTAGTGGTAAGGGATATGCACCTTATCTGAACGTCGGCAGGCATTCCGGAATTCTCCTTTTTTGGCCCCGGGTGAACATAGGCTCAAACATGATTGGAGGGGTCCTAGCTACGCCATGCGTTCAATAAAAAAAAAGCAAGCCTCTGGGAAGCTGCAGGGATTACAAAAAGAGGGTGCTTTCCTGTGTTGCACTGAAAAAAGGACAAAGGAGAAGACGCTCTTCGACTTTCTTTCTTCCTCCCGCGCCCGCCTAAGCCCGGCCCGCGTTAGAGGGGAAGATTAGCAAAGCGGAAAAAGACAGAGGGAGGGGGAGCTGCATCTTATTCTCTTCGCGAGAACTTCAGGATCGGAGAAGCATTCGGAAGGGGCGAGGCCTTCATTTCGTTGGCAGAAGCAGAAACGATCCAATCCATTCGGGGCTTCGGGGAACCCAAAAACGAACTCTGTTTACTTTTTTCATAGATAGATGATATATATAGGAATAATATATACATCCCTTTACTTGAGATGTCTATGTATCTATTTTGGAATCATCTCCCGATTCTCTTTTTTTTCTAATTCGCACTGCTCTTTCTCTCTAAATTGCATCAAAGAAAATAGAGAGAGAGAGAGAGCAGATGGATCCTATCCCCTATAACGAACACTCATTCCTATCTATTGATAGAAAAGAAAGATCTTCGTCACGGACTTTTTCTTTGTTCATTTTTTTTTTTAGATTGGAGGAATTCCTCATATCCAAGGCAGCTCCCCACAAACACCCCACCCATATGACTATGCCCCCTTTTGAATCGACAGTATAGATTGGGCTTCATAGCTACTTTCATTCTAAAGACGAATATTAGTCAATAGGCAGGCTTCTTTCAGTAGCAAACATATTCATTTTCACCGGGCTCCGCGCACCTTTGGTACTTCTGGAGGGCAAGCTGTTTTATAGTGACTTCTTTCTTAGGGTAGGGCGACGAATACTTCCAATTCCGGAAAGGTCATTGGGTCGCCTTTGGAAGCTAAAGCGAAAGTTGTAGAAAGCCGGGAGAAAAAGCGAAAGCTTGCTCGAAACGGCCTATACCCTAACCCTCGGAAGCGAAGACGCAAAGCGTCACTTTTTTCAAAAGGAAGGAGTTTTTTCTGACTGAATCCATCCATAAAGCCGCCAAGGAAACGAAGTTCGTTCCCTTTCATCAAGTGGGTAAGGTAGGCAAACCACTTAAGCTTTGCCTTAGACTGACGGAACAAAGCTAAGAAGTAGGCTGAATGGAAAAAGGAAAGGGACAAGGGCGGTCGTCGCTTGGCGCGAAGGCTGCTGGTTCGGTACGGTACTAAAGGTCCTCGGACTTCCAGGCGGTTTTTCTTTTGGGCTGCTGTGAACCCTTGGATCTCGCCAATACAGCCTCCTATGGTTTTCGTTACCGAGATATCTTTTCTTTTTTCCCAGGGATTTTTTGGGTAATCAGCTCCCATGCTGCAAACAGTCAAATCTGAACCTTGTCGCTCTTCTTTCCTCGTGGGCAGGAAGCACACCAGCAGCGTGCGTTGCGTGATTCCACTGTGTTTTTTGCACTTGACTGGGTGGACAGTTGACCGGAAGATAACTTCGATTCGCCCGGCCAGCAGGCGGGCGGCGTGCTTATCTTGTGTGACAACACTACAGAGCGAGTAGCTCTTCTAGTCGGGCAGCTGTGTGACAACACTCCTGAGAAAGCGGCGCTTTTGTGTAACATGCTATGGTCTCAACGCCCTTACGAGGTAGTGATGAGTTTCACGCGCTCTAAGCCCGGCCCGCGCGCAGTTAGGAGGATTGGCCGCTATCTGAGCGGTACCACCCACCCTACCCTACTACCTATAGGGGGCCGTCCGTCCTACAGCCGCCCGAAAAGGAACTGCAGTAATCTTGAATAGGAATCCTACAGCGATAAAAAGAATCCCCATAAAAATACCACTAGATCGAGCACCAGTGATTTCGTATCCGGTCAAAATCTTGGCTAATTGATCGAAGTGGGTAGCTCCAGTAGACCCATAGATCATGGAACAAATAGGGTGGGTAGGCCCAACCACCACACTACACGTATAGACGCGAACCCCCCTCCTTACCGTACGTGCGACTCTCACCGCATACGGCTCGCACAAAGACTCCAAAATCCATCCCGAGCTTTTTATTCCACCTCTCCCTCCTCTCCAATCCTCGATCAAACTAGCCTTCCCCAGCAAGAAAACGTATCCGCTTTAGCAACAAAGCGCTCATCCCTTGCTTGTTCTTGAGCGCGCAAGGCGCTCAAGACGGTGATTCTTGCTTAAAAAAGGGCTAAAGCACTCCAGCTTCGAAGCTGGAGTTTGCAACTTCAAAACTACAGGTTTTAGCCCTCCTGCTGGGTGGGCGCTTCCTTCGTCTATCGTATGTCTCGCTTGGCTTCGTCCCGAACCAAGGAGGCATGATGGCGGGCGCGTGCGTGTGCCGACTGCAGAGACTACAAGCCGACGCCGGAAGCGACTCGCTTCTATTCTCGATTGGATATAGATGGGGAATCTCTATAGATCGTCTTTTTTCGACAACCTCTCTAAAACGCATACGAGAAAATTGCACTTCACGGCACGGCAAAAAAAAAGAGCTTCGCTCGGTTGGCCCTCCTAGGCTTCCGCCTACTTTCTCTTCTCTTAAGTCTACAACAAGTGGGAGAGGCAGGATTCGAACCTACGTAGAAAACCTTCAACAGATTTACAGTCTGTCGCTTTTGACCGCTCGGCCACTCTCCCCTTCCCGGGGATACGCCCTCCTCAAACAAAGGGTTCCTGAATAAGAAGGATGGCGGCCTTCGTTCTTAAGTTAAGAAGAGCAGATGGAACTATTAGATTTGCTAGCGTTCCGGGAGAATAAATAAGGTCATTTAGTAAGTTCATAACAATCCATTTATGTAAAGCAAGGGGCAAAGCTTCTACGACAGCTTCCCCCTCATTGCCATCGTCGGCCTTCCCCAGCTCCCCTCCTTCGTCGCTTCTGGCTAAGCATCTTTCGGCGGAGGAAAGGAGGCGACTAGTCGCTTCTGGCGAAGCAGCGAGTTCATGAGCAAGTGAATGAACGAGCAGCGAGTGAAGTGCAACAGTCGTAAGTAAGGCTCGCCATGTTCCTAAAAGGAGTGACCATCTTTTCTTCCCTTCTACTGACACTGAGCGAGCAGCAAGCATAGGCAATAGTTTCCGTAGGGGTGGGGCGCAAGCAAGCGTTTTCAGGCTCCGCTAGCTAGCGTACTCTTCTGCTATCAATGAAACCGAAAGAAAAAACCAGTGCCCTTTCGTATAGATCGAGACGCAGTACTTTTTCTTTACTTCTTCCATACTAGGAAGAATGGAAGGAAATCCTTCGATAACACTTCTTCCTTATTTGAAGAAATGATATCCGACGCCCGTGGAAACTCTTTCATTTCAAAAAAGTTCTTCTTCTTAAGAAGCAAATAGCATTTCCTATTGATTTGTCCCCTGGACTAGACCTATGTAGATTCGGAATTATCCGTCGCTACGCTGTTCCCAAGGACTAGCAAAATCGAAATAGCGAAATTCTTGGGTCATCTCAATGGGTTCAGAAACCACACGTTTCTCTGGATCATCATAGCGTACTTCCACATATCCACTCAGAGGAAAGTCTTTTCGTAATGGATGACCCTCGAAACCATAATCTGTTGATATACGGCGTAAATCCGGATGATTGATGGAAGAAACACCAGACATATCCCATACTTCTCGCTCCCACCGGCCGGCTGATGGAAATAGACTGACTACCGGAGATATTCGTGTTACTTCGTCTGCACTTGTTTGTACACGAATGCGTGAGTTATACCGAGTACTCAGTAAATTATGGACAACTTCAAATCTTCGTTTTCGAGAGGGATGATCCACTCCGCAAATATCGATCGAAACTTGAACCCTTGTATAGGTATGCCATTTTAGAAAGCACAACAATGGAAATGGGTAGTCAGTATTGGTATAAGATCTATTCCCATGTTCCGATCTTTTCATTTTATGTACCCATTTCTTGGGTAAAATCTCCCAACTATATTGGAAAATGGATTGGTTATCCATAAATGAAAATAAAGAAAGCTTTATTTTGGTTCCGCTTCTTGCTCTAAGCAGAAAGACTTGTCGGAAATCGCCGGTTGGGTTGGTCCGACCAAGAAAGGCATGGGAGTGGAGAGGCAGAAGTGAAAGACTGGCTACCAATAAAGATCCAAAACTGCACACACACTTTTTAGAGTTATGTATCCAGGATCGGCTGCATGCTCTAGTGTTGAATCGGGTATAGAACCCAGGATGCTTGGTTACAATTCCGAATCCGCTAAACCATCGCTCGGGGAAAAGTATTATACAGAGCATTAGTACTTATTCTGATCCTTTCCTTATATTTAGATTCTAGTAGTTTATTTCAGTCGTATTCGTATCCTTACTGCGGTTTTTTAAGGGTAACAAATAAAAGTATGCAGGTTCTATTTTATTGTTCCGAGACATATGATGATAGCATTGAGAATGAGAAATCTTTGCAAAATGCACGTATTATTAAGGAGTTCTGGAACGATTACTACGCTAAGCTGTTGGATATTGACAAAACGAAAAAGACTTCTAATGTTGATATGTATCAGGATGATGTTAGAAAGTTGTTGATTAATGAAAAGAAGAATCAAAATGGTGTGTTTTCCGATACTGAATTAATAGATTTACAGAATCAAATTGCAAATTGCACAATGAAGTTCGATGAGGATAATCTATTTAAAGTAACTCCTAACATAGTAAAGTTCTTGATTAATAAAGATCAGCCTAACGCTAAGCAATATCTAAAGGGTTGCCTACCAAGTAGCTTACCTATGCTTAAGATGTTTGGTATCTATACGCTTGAGGCTATCATGATTCATGTACTAGGCTTGGTATTCAACACTCTTCAGGAATCATCCGCAGTTAAGGCAGCTAGATTTATAGATCAACTTAATTCAACTGTACGAGAACAAGCAAGGTTTCTACAATACAAAGCACCAGGTAGTGGTAAGGTGGAAGCAGTACTCACTAGTAAGGTAGAATCAGTTAAGGATGTTGTTCAGCCCAAAGGTGCTAGCAAAAAAGAGAAAAAGAAAAAAATGCAGTGTCATTATGATATCGGGAAATACTTGCTCCAATTCATGATTGAAAGAAATGTTCTACATATATCAACAGATAGGGGAGTAACAAAAGAAGATCCAGTGCTGGTTCTTAAGAAAGGTCAAGGGTATATAGAGAATTCTTGTTATGTTATGTGCAATTTGAACATAAATCTGCTCCCTATCAAACTCAATCTTCCGATGCTTTGCAAACCCTTGGATTGGCAACCAGCAGAGAGGGGGTCTGATCCTGATACATTATCGGATCTGATAGGAGGTTACTTATGCAAACCCACGGGGGATATCTAGAATCACTTTCGGCTATTAACTTCCCATGACTTAAACCACTTCTATATAAAGTTACATAAAAAAGAATACAAGCAGATGTGTGATATTTTGAATGGGCTTCAGTCTCAAGCGTTTGAAATAAACAAAAGGCTCTTGAGATTTCTGGAAAAGAATCGTCAATGTTTAGTTGAGTGTGGGCTTCTTTTACCAAATGCTCTGGCTCGCGTGAATCCGACAGAAGCCTCAGACATATTGAGGGAGTGCTACTTCAATAACGTCAAAGGTATTAAGAATGCTTGTAGCTATAACATACTGTTAAATAAATTATGAAAACAGGTGCAGCAGGCTAGTTATGAAGATTTTTTAATAAGACTTGCGTCAGCATACGAAGGTTATCAATTCTATTTGCCAGCATTCATGGACTTCCGTGGTAGAATCTACCGTTCAGGTGTATTGCATTTTCATGAGCGTGATTTGTCAAAAAGTTTATTACTCTTTTCTGCCGATCATCCTCAACCTCAAGCACAAAACCACCTGTCGGAAAAAAAGAATCTCAGTCAACACTTAGCATGTGCTGCAGCCTTTAAGTATCCAAAGTTCTCGAACTTAGATGATGCCCTTAAATGGTATAACGAACACCAGACTGAAATGTTTACTTCGGACGAAAGTTTCATTCAATTTGCTGCGCAAGCTAGTGATCCATTTTTTTTCATAGCCAAGATCCTTTCTCAGGATGAAGGAGTGAGTAATTATCATCAGGTTCCAGTGACCCAAGATGCGAGTGCGA includes:
- the nad2 gene encoding nad2; translation: MFNLFLAVSPEIFIINATFILLIHGVVFSTSKKDDYPPLVSNVGWLGLLSVLITLLLLAAGAPLLTIAHLFWNNFFRRDNFTYFCQILLLLSTAGTISMCFDFFEKERFDASEFIVLIPLPTRSMLLMIPAHDLIAMYLAIELQSLCFYVIAASKRKSEFSTEAGSKYLILGAFPSGILLFGCSMIYGSTGATHFDQLAKILTGYEITGARSSGIFMGILFIAVGFLFKITAVPFHMWAPDIYEGSPTPVTAFLSIAPKISISANMSRVSIVASYGGTLQQIFFFCSIASMILGALAAMAQTKVKRPLAHSSIGHVGYIRTGFSCGTIEGIQSLLIGIFIYASMTIDAFAIVPALRQTRVKYIADLGALAKTNPISAMTFSITMFSYAGIPPLAGFCSKFYLFFAALGCGAYFLAPVGVVTSVIGRFYYIRLAKRMFFDRPRTWILYEPMDRDKSLLLAMTSSFITSSFPYPSPLFDLTHQMALSSYL
- the nad9 gene encoding nad9; its protein translation is MLCIILFPERWFSGFGIVTKHPGFYTRFNTRACSRSWIHNSKKCVCSFGSLLVASLSLLPLHSHAFLGRTNPTGDFRQVFLLRARSGTKIKLSLFSFMDNQSIFQYSWEILPKKWVHKMKRSEHGNRSYTNTDYPFPLLCFLKWHTYTRVQVSIDICGVDHPSRKRRFEVVHNLLSTRYNSRIRVQTSADEVTRISPVVSLFPSAGRWEREVWDMSGVSSINHPDLRRISTDYGFEGHPLRKDFPLSGYVEVRYDDPEKRVVSEPIEMTQEFRYFDFASPWEQRSDG